One window of the Eucalyptus grandis isolate ANBG69807.140 chromosome 8, ASM1654582v1, whole genome shotgun sequence genome contains the following:
- the LOC104454753 gene encoding probable aldo-keto reductase 2, with the protein MAASTTTVRRIKLGSQGLEVSVQGLGCMGMSAFYGPPKSDTDMIALIHHAVGSGVTFLDTSDIYGPHTNETLLGKALKGGVRQKVELATKFGISFADGKREVRGDPAYVRAACEASLKRLDIDCIDLYYQHRIDTRVPIEVTIGELKKLVEEGKMKYIGLSEASASTIRRAHAVHPITAVQLEWSLWSRDVEAEIVPTCRELGIGIVAYSPLGRGFFSVGSKLVENISKDDFRQYLPRFRPENLAHNTKLFDRVNEIAQRKGCTTSQLALAWVHHQGDDVCPIPGTTKIENFNQNIGALSVKLTPEEMSELESIASADNVKGGRYDGSMSTWENSDTPPLSSWKPA; encoded by the exons ATGGCGGCTTCGACGACGACGGTGAGGAGGATCAAGCTGGGGTCGCAGGGCCTCGAGGTGTCGGTGCAGGGGCTGGGCTGCATGGGCATGTCCGCCTTCTACGGCCCTCCCAAGTCCGACACCGACATGATCGCCCTGATCCACCACGCCGTTGGCTCCGGCGTCACCTTCCTCGACACCTCCGACATCTACGGCCCCCACACCAACGAAACCCTCCTCGGAAAG GCACTGAAGGGAGGGGTGAGGCAGAAGGTGGAATTGGCGACCAAGTTCGGAATCAGCTTCGCGGACGGGAAGAGGGAGGTCCGGGGCGATCCGGCGTACGTGAGGGCGGCTTGCGAGGCCAGCTTGAAGCGGCTTGACATCGATTGCATCGACCTCTACTACCAACATCGCATCGACACTCGCGTCCCCATCGAAGTCACT ATCGGAGAGCTAAAGAAGCTCGTTGAAGAAGGTAAGATGAAGTACATTGGTTTATCCGAGGCCTCTGCATCAACAATCAGAAGAGCACATGCTGTTCATCCCATCACAGCAGTGCAATTGGAGTGGTCGCTTTGGTCAAGAGATGTGGAGGCAGAGATCGTTCCAACGTGCAG GGAGCTTGGCATTGGAATTGTTGCATACAGTCCTTTAGGACGAGGATTCTTTTCTGTTGGCTCCAAGTTGGTGGAGAATATCTCTAAGGATGACTTCAGACAG TATCTACCAAGGTTCCGGCCAGAGAACCTGGCTCACAACACGAAGTTATTTGACCGAGTGAATGAAATTGCGCAAAGAAAGGGATGCACCACATCGCAGTTAGCCCTCGCTTGGGTACACCACCAGGGTGATGATGTTTGCCCGATTCCCGGCACAACCAAGATCGAGAATTTCAACCAGAACATTGGAGCTCTGTCAGTGAAGCTTACACCGGAAGAGATGTCCGAGCTTGAATCGATTGCTTCTGCAGACAATGTCAAGGGTGGCAGGTACGATGGAAGCATGTCTACATGGGAAAACTCCGACACTCCACCCCTTTCTTCTTGGAAACCTGCCTAG